The following proteins are co-located in the Nocardia bhagyanarayanae genome:
- a CDS encoding nitroreductase family protein, whose amino-acid sequence MATCSRTGVQRHGAQCRYLVHSNSRSPLIRGPHALPFDAAAGDRGDNATRPRRATTPMDRRALPDDDTVATALALALRAPSRGNSQPWRWQITPNSMHLYLDRSRSRPVIAGEERDVLLGCGAVLHHLSVAFAALGWATIVHRMPNPDDDDHLAAVTAVPRRPTNQDIAMSAAITRRRSDRRLYSDWTAPPGYLGLLTERAAALGAMIRLLRDRSGGSRAFEPRPTTQGWAADSAFGSPGPYDLENAAAYWTTSTHSEHAPAGSAAADEIAEPDHADLLLLATPNDDRLAHLRAGEAMSAVLLTATNIGLATCPLSAPLDSADQRLRLRHDALDDTAHPQVILRVGQAPDATDLPPLTPRRSLAEILSPVHA is encoded by the coding sequence GTGGCGACGTGCTCGCGCACCGGTGTTCAGCGGCATGGCGCTCAGTGTCGATATCTCGTCCACAGCAATTCCAGAAGTCCGCTGATCAGGGGTCCTCATGCCCTGCCGTTCGACGCCGCGGCGGGGGATCGTGGAGACAACGCAACTCGACCACGAAGGGCAACGACACCCATGGACCGCCGTGCATTGCCGGACGACGACACCGTCGCGACCGCCTTGGCACTGGCCCTGCGCGCGCCGTCGAGAGGCAACAGCCAGCCCTGGCGCTGGCAGATCACCCCGAACAGCATGCACCTGTATCTGGATCGGAGCCGATCGCGGCCCGTGATCGCAGGCGAGGAACGTGATGTGCTGCTCGGCTGCGGAGCAGTATTGCACCACCTGTCGGTAGCCTTCGCCGCGCTCGGATGGGCGACGATCGTGCATCGGATGCCGAATCCGGATGACGACGACCATCTCGCCGCCGTCACGGCGGTGCCACGGCGACCCACCAACCAGGACATCGCCATGAGCGCCGCGATCACCCGCCGACGCAGCGACCGCAGGCTCTACAGCGACTGGACCGCTCCGCCGGGGTATCTCGGACTGTTGACCGAGCGCGCCGCGGCCCTCGGCGCGATGATCCGCCTGCTCCGGGACCGTAGCGGCGGTTCGCGGGCATTCGAGCCACGACCCACCACCCAAGGCTGGGCAGCCGACTCTGCATTCGGCAGCCCGGGGCCGTACGACCTCGAGAACGCGGCGGCATACTGGACCACGTCTACGCACTCCGAACATGCGCCGGCCGGCTCCGCCGCAGCCGATGAGATCGCCGAACCAGACCACGCCGACCTGCTTCTGCTGGCCACTCCCAACGATGACCGGCTTGCACACCTGCGTGCCGGAGAGGCCATGAGCGCGGTGCTGTTGACGGCGACCAACATCGGACTGGCCACCTGCCCGCTCTCGGCGCCACTCGACAGCGCCGACCAACGCCTTCGGCTTCGACACGACGCCCTCGACGACACCGCCCACCCCCAGGTCATCCTGCGCGTGGGGCAGGCTCCCGACGCCACCGACCTGCCGCCACTTACTCCACGCCGATCACTCGCGGAGATACTCTCGCCCGTTCATGCCTGA
- a CDS encoding ABC transporter ATP-binding protein, producing the protein MTEAAISITALTKSFGAAKALDGLDLTVRTGEIHGFLGPNGSGKTTTIRILLGLLRADSGTVRMLGGDPWTDAVALHARLAYVPGEVILWPGITGGEVIDLMGRLRGGIDPRRRDELLDRFDLDPRQKARAYSKGNRQKVALVAALASDAELLLLDEPTVGLDPLKEAEFQRCIAEIKQEGRTVLLSSHILAEVEALCDRVSIIRHGRTVESGTLSELRHLTRTVITVETIRAATDLESAPGVHDLVRNGTRTKFAVDAAHLDTVMRILADLGVRSLTSTPPTVEDIFLRHYAPTPARVAGERS; encoded by the coding sequence ATGACCGAGGCCGCTATCTCGATCACAGCCTTGACGAAATCGTTCGGTGCGGCCAAAGCCCTCGACGGCTTGGACCTGACCGTGCGGACGGGGGAGATCCACGGGTTTCTGGGGCCCAACGGTTCGGGCAAGACGACCACGATCCGGATCCTGCTGGGGCTGCTGCGCGCGGACTCCGGAACGGTGCGCATGCTCGGTGGCGATCCGTGGACCGACGCGGTCGCGCTACACGCTCGCCTGGCTTATGTGCCCGGCGAGGTCATCTTGTGGCCGGGCATCACCGGTGGCGAGGTCATCGATCTGATGGGGCGCCTGCGCGGCGGCATCGACCCGCGGCGTCGTGACGAACTGCTGGACAGGTTCGACCTCGATCCCCGGCAGAAGGCGCGTGCCTATTCCAAAGGCAACCGGCAGAAGGTCGCGCTCGTCGCGGCGCTGGCTTCGGACGCGGAATTGCTGCTGCTCGATGAACCGACTGTCGGCTTGGATCCGCTGAAGGAGGCGGAGTTCCAGCGCTGCATCGCCGAAATCAAGCAGGAGGGCAGGACCGTGCTGCTGTCGAGCCACATCCTCGCCGAGGTGGAGGCGTTGTGTGACCGGGTGAGCATCATCCGCCACGGACGAACGGTGGAATCCGGGACGCTCTCCGAGCTGCGGCATTTGACCCGTACTGTCATCACCGTCGAAACCATTAGGGCTGCAACGGATCTGGAGTCGGCCCCAGGCGTGCACGATCTCGTCCGCAACGGGACACGGACCAAGTTCGCGGTCGACGCCGCGCACCTCGATACCGTTATGCGGATACTGGCCGACCTCGGCGTACGCAGCCTCACCAGCACACCACCCACGGTCGAGGACATCTTCTTGCGTCACTACGCGCCCACCCCGGCGCGAGTAGCAGGGGAGAGGTCGTGA
- a CDS encoding PEP/pyruvate-binding domain-containing protein, whose protein sequence is MDDVVIGLASLRGRDADRAGAKAATLAGLAASGLAVPTGFVITGAVYDQVVAAGPIGAELRQLYLEALGTDDETTQFELLCSRMQNLVREAVIEGPVRAAILAAYEQLGADSPVAVRPSPIAADAARPSVAALTPSRIGVEGPAALLDAVVESWACQFNGAVLARRLGKDIPQGPPPSMAVLVQTMVDTRVSGVAFTADPATGRRDRVVIDAVPGPSAALTRADARPDTYTFDSEGPTLLHVRPWPAAPIETSFQRPNGVLTAQAAVAVAELALSASARLGGTPQDVEWAFDENTLWLLRARPITLLPDPHHTSTNSATP, encoded by the coding sequence ATGGACGACGTTGTGATCGGCTTGGCCTCGCTGCGCGGACGCGACGCCGACCGCGCGGGTGCCAAGGCAGCGACTTTGGCCGGCTTGGCAGCCTCGGGGCTGGCGGTGCCGACCGGGTTCGTCATCACCGGCGCCGTCTACGACCAGGTGGTCGCCGCCGGGCCGATCGGTGCGGAATTGCGGCAGCTTTACCTCGAGGCGCTGGGAACCGACGACGAAACCACCCAGTTCGAGCTGCTGTGTTCCCGAATGCAGAACCTGGTACGCGAGGCCGTCATCGAGGGTCCGGTCCGTGCGGCGATCCTGGCCGCCTATGAGCAACTCGGTGCCGACAGCCCGGTCGCGGTCCGGCCGTCACCGATCGCCGCCGACGCTGCCCGACCCAGTGTGGCGGCATTGACGCCGTCGCGCATCGGTGTCGAAGGCCCAGCCGCCTTGCTCGACGCGGTGGTCGAGAGCTGGGCTTGCCAGTTCAACGGCGCGGTGCTCGCGCGCCGGCTCGGCAAAGACATTCCGCAGGGCCCGCCGCCCAGCATGGCGGTGCTGGTGCAGACCATGGTCGACACCCGCGTCTCCGGTGTAGCGTTCACCGCCGATCCGGCCACCGGCCGACGCGACCGCGTAGTCATCGACGCCGTGCCGGGGCCCAGCGCCGCTCTCACGCGCGCCGATGCCCGCCCCGACACCTACACCTTCGACAGCGAAGGCCCCACCCTGCTCCACGTACGACCCTGGCCCGCCGCGCCCATCGAGACCAGTTTCCAACGCCCCAACGGGGTGCTCACCGCGCAGGCCGCCGTCGCTGTCGCCGAACTCGCACTGTCGGCGAGCGCGCGGCTCGGCGGCACACCCCAGGACGTCGAATGGGCCTTCGACGAGAACACACTGTGGCTGCTGCGTGCCCGACCGATCACCCTGCTGCCCGACCCACACCACACCTCGACGAACAGCGCGACACCCTAA
- a CDS encoding universal stress protein, translated as MSAQHTVNPHKLASAPIVVGVDGSDASDLAVSWAAETAIRRGRALRLVHGLNLAAAQAVVGMYDLMVPAVAATLREDGAAMLATAARLAHRIDADLRVETELSPAHPARLLCEKSQSAHMVVLGAGHGGEIAHIGSTLLAVTAHGHGDIVVVRDTGSDQRTRTTGPVVLGLDDNRVSQAAVAAAFAEAGLRGTTLIAAHAASGITFHPRADITSVLPARELEAAAQQVLAEGLAGWQEKFPEVPVTRKVSVASPRNLLTVLSKSAQLVVVGSRGRGGFRGLLLGSTSNFLVQHAHCPVMVSHER; from the coding sequence ATGTCCGCCCAGCACACCGTCAACCCGCACAAGCTGGCCTCGGCTCCGATCGTGGTGGGTGTCGACGGCTCCGACGCCTCTGATCTCGCGGTGTCTTGGGCCGCGGAGACCGCCATACGGCGCGGGCGTGCGCTGCGTCTCGTCCACGGCCTGAATCTCGCCGCGGCCCAGGCTGTTGTCGGCATGTACGACCTGATGGTGCCAGCCGTGGCTGCAACCCTGCGGGAGGACGGCGCCGCCATGCTGGCGACCGCGGCACGGCTGGCCCACCGCATCGATGCCGACCTGCGCGTGGAAACCGAACTCTCGCCCGCCCACCCGGCACGACTGCTGTGCGAGAAATCGCAGTCCGCGCACATGGTGGTGCTCGGTGCCGGGCACGGCGGCGAGATCGCCCACATCGGGTCGACACTGCTCGCGGTGACCGCCCACGGCCACGGCGACATCGTGGTTGTCCGCGACACCGGCAGCGACCAACGGACCCGAACCACCGGGCCGGTGGTGCTCGGCCTCGACGACAATCGGGTCAGCCAAGCCGCCGTCGCCGCAGCCTTCGCCGAAGCCGGTCTGCGCGGCACCACGCTCATCGCAGCCCACGCCGCCTCCGGCATCACCTTCCACCCGCGTGCCGACATCACCAGCGTCCTGCCGGCCCGTGAACTCGAAGCCGCCGCACAGCAGGTGCTCGCCGAAGGACTTGCGGGCTGGCAGGAGAAGTTCCCCGAGGTGCCGGTGACGCGCAAGGTATCGGTGGCATCACCGCGCAACCTGCTCACCGTGTTGTCGAAGTCCGCGCAGCTGGTCGTGGTCGGCAGCCGTGGGCGCGGCGGATTCCGTGGCCTGCTCCTCGGCTCCACCAGCAATTTCCTTGTCCAGCATGCTCATTGCCCGGTGATGGTCTCGCACGAGCGGTAG
- a CDS encoding GAF domain-containing sensor histidine kinase encodes MLGMQGPSSDVGSDDRSPVLGTLAQSRLRELLGEVQDRIAEIVGVRDQMDRLIEAMLVVTAGLDLDNTLRTIVHTAIELVDARYGALGVRETDKNSHQLAEFVYEGIDDRTRVLIGDLPRGHGVLGLLFEQPKPIRLADMSAHPSSVGFPANHPPMKTFLGVPVQVRDEIFGNLYLTEKAGGQEFTEDDEVVVQALAAAAGIAIANARLYEQSRIRQQWLEATQDVAAVVLAGGDPDDVLELITARALTVTGSACAYLALPEDPDMPSEDVVELVVVSAAGLDARELLGQRIPVHGSNTGAAFRDEPRDFADEPSGAPELDLPGRFGPVLTLPLRAGQSVIGVLGIGRSAEMPPLDAAGQMMMAGFANQAALALELANTQRRMRELDVVSERDRIARDLHDHVIQRLFAVGLSLQGTAQRARAPEVKARLIDTINDVQTIVQDIRHSIFDLHSSTAAEAPILRKRLHAVVAEMTADTDLRTSIRLAGPVSVLGPAMFDDLEAVLREALSNVVRHAQASAVSVKLAIGDDVVLEIADNGIGLPGEISRRSGLANMAARTHDAGGSFSAGRGPSGGTVIRWSVPLPAVSSNNAGIPQPATPDDTTDR; translated from the coding sequence ATGCTGGGTATGCAAGGTCCATCGTCCGACGTCGGCTCCGACGACAGGTCTCCGGTGCTCGGAACGCTGGCCCAGTCGCGGTTGCGGGAGCTGCTGGGCGAGGTTCAGGACCGCATCGCCGAGATCGTCGGTGTGCGTGACCAGATGGACCGGCTCATCGAGGCGATGCTGGTCGTCACCGCCGGGTTGGACCTGGACAACACGTTGCGGACGATCGTGCACACCGCCATCGAGCTGGTCGATGCCCGCTACGGCGCGCTCGGTGTCCGCGAGACCGACAAGAACTCCCACCAGCTGGCCGAGTTCGTCTACGAAGGCATCGATGACCGCACCCGCGTGCTGATCGGTGATCTGCCGCGCGGGCACGGGGTGCTGGGGTTGCTGTTCGAACAGCCCAAACCGATTCGCCTGGCCGATATGTCCGCCCATCCGTCCTCGGTGGGCTTCCCCGCCAACCACCCGCCGATGAAGACCTTCCTCGGCGTCCCGGTCCAGGTCCGCGACGAGATCTTCGGCAACCTGTATCTCACCGAGAAGGCCGGCGGCCAGGAATTCACCGAAGACGACGAGGTCGTCGTCCAAGCGTTGGCCGCCGCGGCGGGCATCGCCATCGCCAACGCCCGCCTCTACGAACAGTCCCGCATCCGCCAGCAGTGGCTGGAAGCCACTCAGGATGTGGCGGCGGTTGTGCTGGCCGGCGGGGACCCGGACGACGTTCTCGAACTGATCACCGCACGCGCGTTGACGGTGACCGGATCGGCCTGCGCCTATCTCGCCTTGCCCGAGGATCCGGATATGCCGTCGGAGGACGTCGTCGAACTGGTCGTGGTCTCGGCGGCCGGTCTCGACGCTCGAGAACTCCTCGGGCAACGTATTCCGGTGCACGGCTCCAACACCGGTGCGGCCTTCCGCGACGAGCCCCGTGATTTCGCAGATGAACCGAGCGGTGCGCCGGAGTTGGATTTGCCGGGAAGGTTCGGTCCGGTACTGACTTTGCCGCTGCGCGCGGGACAGTCGGTCATCGGCGTCTTGGGCATCGGACGTTCGGCCGAGATGCCGCCGTTGGATGCCGCGGGGCAGATGATGATGGCAGGTTTCGCAAACCAGGCAGCACTGGCGTTGGAGCTGGCCAACACCCAGCGCCGGATGCGGGAACTCGACGTGGTCTCCGAACGGGACCGCATCGCCCGCGACCTGCACGACCATGTCATCCAGCGGTTGTTCGCCGTCGGATTGTCGCTGCAGGGAACCGCGCAGCGCGCCCGCGCCCCCGAGGTCAAGGCCCGGCTCATCGACACCATCAACGACGTGCAAACCATCGTCCAGGACATCCGGCACTCGATCTTCGATCTGCACTCCAGCACCGCCGCCGAAGCACCGATCCTGCGCAAACGCCTGCACGCCGTGGTCGCGGAAATGACCGCCGACACCGACCTGCGCACCTCCATCCGACTGGCCGGACCGGTGTCGGTACTCGGCCCCGCCATGTTCGACGACCTGGAAGCGGTGCTGCGGGAGGCATTGAGCAACGTGGTGCGCCACGCCCAGGCCAGCGCGGTGTCGGTAAAACTCGCCATCGGCGACGATGTCGTTCTCGAAATCGCCGACAACGGCATCGGCTTGCCCGGCGAGATTTCCCGCCGCAGCGGGTTGGCGAACATGGCCGCGCGCACTCACGACGCCGGCGGCAGCTTCAGCGCCGGACGAGGTCCCAGCGGCGGTACCGTCATCCGGTGGTCGGTACCGCTGCCCGCCGTATCGAGCAACAACGCCGGTATACCGCAACCCGCGACACCGGACGACACTACTGATCGGTGA
- a CDS encoding globin domain-containing protein, with translation MLSATATEIIRATLPAVGAAIDDITTLFYRKMFAAHPELERDLFNRGNQNQGGQQKALAGAIAAFAALQLEPDQERVDLILSRIANKHASLGVEPAQYQIVHKHLFEAIAEVLGDAVTAEVAAAWDELYWLMAETLISMEAGLYRSAGVEAGDVWRKVVVRERRQESADAVSFVLTSLDGAPLPSFSPGQYLSVGVHLEDGARQIRQYSLSSAPSSGDWRITVKRVDAHPLPDGAIAPAGEVSNFLYRNVFEGDVLDVTTPFGDLVLQDDDAPLLLISAGIGCTPMMGMLSHLADTADPRSISVIHADRAPASHAHRAELAELVDRLPLAVMHRWYEDLGARRPENGLREGRADLAEITIAEGTHVYLCGPLPFMLGMREALLGKGVAAQNIHYEVFGPDSWAAAPA, from the coding sequence ATGCTCTCGGCGACCGCGACGGAGATCATCCGCGCCACGCTACCCGCGGTAGGTGCGGCCATCGACGACATCACGACGCTGTTCTACCGCAAGATGTTCGCCGCTCATCCCGAACTCGAACGCGACCTGTTCAATCGCGGCAACCAGAACCAAGGCGGGCAGCAGAAGGCGCTCGCCGGCGCCATCGCGGCCTTCGCCGCGCTGCAACTGGAACCCGATCAGGAACGCGTCGACCTCATCTTGTCGCGAATCGCGAACAAGCACGCCTCGCTGGGCGTCGAACCTGCCCAGTACCAGATCGTGCACAAGCACCTGTTCGAAGCAATTGCCGAAGTCCTCGGCGACGCCGTCACCGCCGAGGTCGCCGCGGCATGGGACGAGCTGTACTGGCTGATGGCCGAGACGCTGATTTCGATGGAAGCCGGGCTCTACCGGTCGGCGGGCGTCGAGGCGGGCGACGTCTGGCGGAAGGTGGTCGTGCGCGAGCGGCGCCAGGAATCCGCTGACGCGGTCTCCTTCGTGCTCACCTCGCTCGACGGCGCGCCGCTGCCGTCGTTCTCGCCGGGGCAGTACCTTTCGGTGGGTGTGCATCTGGAAGACGGTGCGCGCCAGATCCGGCAATACAGTTTGTCCTCGGCGCCTTCGAGTGGGGATTGGCGCATCACCGTCAAGCGGGTCGATGCCCACCCGCTGCCCGACGGTGCGATCGCCCCGGCCGGAGAAGTGTCGAACTTCTTGTATCGCAACGTGTTCGAAGGCGACGTCCTCGATGTCACCACCCCGTTCGGTGATCTGGTCCTGCAAGACGACGACGCGCCGCTGCTGCTGATCTCCGCCGGTATCGGATGCACCCCGATGATGGGCATGCTCAGCCACCTCGCCGACACCGCCGACCCGCGCTCGATCTCGGTGATCCATGCCGATCGAGCGCCCGCCAGCCACGCCCACCGCGCCGAGCTTGCCGAGCTCGTCGACCGGCTGCCACTGGCGGTCATGCACCGCTGGTACGAGGACCTCGGCGCCCGCCGCCCCGAGAACGGGCTGCGGGAAGGCCGCGCCGACCTCGCAGAGATCACCATCGCCGAAGGCACCCACGTATACCTTTGCGGGCCACTGCCTTTCATGCTCGGCATGCGCGAAGCGCTCCTGGGCAAGGGCGTAGCGGCGCAGAACATCCACTACGAGGTCTTCGGTCCCGACAGCTGGGCCGCCGCCCCGGCCTAG
- a CDS encoding serine hydrolase domain-containing protein, with product MDVVEDTQLAGRIAAVLNRHGVVGAAVGVVRAGRMEFVGHGRADIETQRPIIEDTIFRIASITKTFTAIAVMQLWERGLIDLDGPANDYLRAYRLVSTDPRFGPVTIRHLLTHTSGVGETVHPLRVLGPDFGESVAPGTPVPPLSVYYRGGLRVSAEPGTRWTYTNHGFATLGQIVADVSGVALAEYLREHVFSPLGMSATTLTPPGPGLDRATGYTLRAHGPEAVTHREMITAGAASIYSTPRDMGRYVTALLGGGRNEYGAVLRPDTLALMFAPQYQPDSRVPGMGLGFFRGSAGGHRVVEHQGILPGFDSQIWLAPDDGVGLMAFVTGGHQAMLWLPAETSSLLHGLLGAAEPAIRHDVAHHPEVWSQICGYYTLSGSPTDVRARSMVGLGVDVRITGGLPVLRVLTPIPALLRGLRLYPDDADDPFAFRIDLARWGLGTGRIVFGREARTGRMAMHFDLMPLTLRKTASLSPMRPKKVSR from the coding sequence GTGGACGTAGTCGAAGACACGCAGTTGGCGGGCCGAATCGCCGCGGTGCTGAACCGCCACGGGGTGGTCGGCGCCGCGGTCGGTGTCGTGCGCGCTGGGCGGATGGAGTTCGTCGGACACGGCCGGGCGGACATCGAGACGCAGCGACCGATCATCGAGGACACGATCTTCCGGATCGCCTCGATAACCAAGACGTTCACCGCGATCGCGGTGATGCAGCTGTGGGAACGGGGGCTGATCGATCTCGACGGTCCGGCCAACGACTACCTGCGCGCCTATCGCCTGGTGTCCACCGATCCGCGGTTCGGTCCGGTGACGATTCGCCATCTGCTGACCCACACCTCCGGGGTCGGGGAGACGGTCCATCCACTGCGCGTGCTCGGACCCGATTTCGGCGAAAGCGTCGCACCGGGTACCCCGGTTCCGCCGTTGAGCGTGTATTACCGGGGCGGGCTGCGAGTCAGTGCCGAACCGGGCACGCGGTGGACCTACACCAACCACGGGTTCGCCACCCTGGGCCAGATCGTCGCCGACGTCTCCGGCGTCGCCCTGGCCGAATACCTGCGCGAGCATGTCTTCTCGCCGCTGGGTATGTCCGCGACCACCCTCACGCCACCGGGGCCGGGGCTGGACCGGGCCACCGGATACACCCTGCGAGCACACGGCCCCGAGGCGGTCACCCACCGCGAGATGATCACCGCCGGCGCGGCGTCGATCTACTCCACCCCGCGTGACATGGGCCGGTATGTGACCGCTCTGCTCGGCGGTGGACGCAACGAGTACGGGGCGGTCCTGCGACCCGACACCCTCGCACTGATGTTCGCTCCGCAGTACCAGCCCGATTCCCGGGTGCCGGGTATGGGCTTGGGGTTCTTCCGCGGGTCCGCCGGTGGTCACCGCGTGGTGGAGCATCAGGGCATTCTGCCCGGATTCGACTCTCAGATCTGGTTGGCGCCCGACGACGGAGTGGGACTGATGGCCTTCGTCACCGGCGGACACCAGGCGATGCTCTGGCTGCCCGCCGAGACCTCTTCGCTGCTGCACGGACTGCTCGGCGCCGCCGAACCGGCGATCCGCCACGATGTCGCACACCACCCGGAGGTCTGGTCACAGATCTGCGGCTATTACACACTCTCGGGATCACCGACCGATGTTCGCGCGAGGTCGATGGTCGGATTGGGCGTCGACGTGCGGATCACCGGTGGGCTGCCGGTGCTGCGGGTGCTGACTCCGATTCCCGCGCTGCTGCGTGGGCTGCGGTTGTATCCCGACGATGCCGACGACCCTTTCGCCTTCCGGATCGACTTGGCCCGGTGGGGTCTCGGAACGGGCAGGATTGTGTTCGGACGCGAGGCCCGTACCGGGAGGATGGCGATGCACTTCGACCTGATGCCGCTGACTCTGCGCAAGACCGCGTCTCTGTCGCCGATGCGCCCGAAGAAGGTGTCACGATGA
- a CDS encoding response regulator transcription factor has translation MIKVFLVDDHHIVRRGVADLIDVESDMEVVGEAGNISQALARIPALQPDVAVLDVRLPDGNGIELCRELLDQRPELRCLMLTSFTDEQAMLDAILAGASGYVVKDIGTTDLVDAIRDVGSGKSLLDNRAAAALMAKLREEAEAKTGPLAGLTDQERVLLGLLGEGLTNRQIAQRMFLAEKTVKNYVSRLLTKLGVERRTQAAVLASKLNTSGPRD, from the coding sequence ATGATCAAGGTGTTTCTGGTGGACGACCACCACATCGTGCGTCGCGGGGTGGCCGATCTGATCGATGTCGAGTCCGATATGGAGGTCGTCGGGGAAGCGGGCAACATCTCCCAAGCTCTGGCGCGCATCCCGGCGCTGCAACCGGACGTCGCGGTGCTGGATGTTCGGTTGCCCGACGGCAACGGCATCGAGCTGTGTCGCGAGCTGCTCGACCAGCGGCCCGAGCTGCGTTGCCTGATGCTCACCTCGTTCACCGACGAGCAAGCCATGCTGGACGCGATCCTGGCCGGCGCCAGCGGCTATGTGGTCAAAGACATCGGAACGACCGACCTGGTCGATGCGATCCGCGATGTCGGCTCGGGCAAGTCACTGCTGGACAACCGGGCCGCGGCGGCGTTGATGGCAAAGTTGCGCGAAGAGGCCGAGGCCAAGACAGGTCCGCTGGCTGGGCTCACCGATCAGGAGCGCGTGCTGCTGGGACTGCTCGGTGAAGGGTTGACCAACCGGCAGATCGCGCAGCGAATGTTCTTGGCGGAGAAGACGGTGAAGAACTACGTGTCGCGGCTGCTGACGAAGCTCGGCGTGGAGCGGCGCACCCAGGCCGCGGTGCTGGCGTCGAAGCTCAACACCTCCGGTCCCCGGGACTGA
- a CDS encoding ABC transporter permease — protein MNAVVTSRTPMRDNTSGVGTLLRFALWRERLSLPCWLLGVGALVAFQSLGSQRFYDTPQKLAQLRETIGASAATVAMGGPTRLLDTIGGEIVFEIFAYLAIVVALMNMFLVGRHTRSDEETGRAELLRSARVGRWAPTIASLALAGLADIAVALAVFAAAVGTGLPVAGSLLLGVVTAGVGITFAAVTAVAAQVFENPRSVYGAVGLALAAAYVARAVGDVGNGVASWTSPIGWGQRSYPYAGDRWWTVLLFAAATATLTAVAFLLLDRRDFGAGLFGYATGRPNASWALRSPLGLAWRLQRGSLAGWTVGVFALGAAYGSFADSIEDFLTDNPEIAAYLPGGATRAVDSYLSLTVSIIALLSAAFGITSVLRARGEETAGRAEPILAAPVSRAHWLTSHLAVAVVGGGFVLACGGFGVGLSYGLTIADAVQPLRMTGVALVYLPAVWSIVAIATVCCGWFPKAAVPLAWTVFAYCAVALLFTAAFDLPDWFDEASPFTHTPKAPLESVTAAPLLLVTAIAAAGLGVGFAGFRRRDTGF, from the coding sequence GTGAACGCCGTCGTGACGTCACGGACGCCGATGCGGGACAACACTTCCGGTGTGGGGACGTTGTTGCGGTTCGCGCTGTGGCGAGAACGATTGTCGCTGCCGTGCTGGCTGCTCGGCGTGGGCGCGTTGGTCGCTTTCCAGTCCCTGGGCAGTCAGCGCTTCTACGACACGCCGCAGAAGCTCGCCCAGCTGCGCGAGACGATCGGCGCGAGCGCGGCCACCGTCGCCATGGGCGGACCGACCCGGCTGCTGGACACGATCGGCGGCGAAATCGTGTTCGAGATCTTCGCCTACCTGGCGATCGTGGTCGCGTTGATGAACATGTTCCTCGTCGGACGGCACACTCGCTCGGATGAGGAAACCGGGCGAGCGGAACTGCTGCGTTCGGCGCGGGTGGGGCGCTGGGCTCCTACCATTGCCTCGCTCGCGTTGGCCGGCCTGGCCGATATCGCCGTGGCACTGGCGGTCTTCGCGGCCGCGGTGGGTACCGGCCTCCCGGTTGCTGGGTCGCTGCTGCTCGGGGTCGTCACCGCGGGAGTCGGTATCACCTTCGCCGCTGTCACCGCCGTCGCCGCGCAGGTCTTCGAAAACCCGCGCAGTGTTTACGGTGCGGTCGGGCTCGCTCTGGCGGCCGCGTATGTGGCACGTGCCGTGGGCGATGTCGGCAACGGTGTGGCCTCCTGGACTTCCCCGATCGGATGGGGTCAGCGCAGTTACCCGTACGCGGGCGACCGGTGGTGGACGGTGCTGCTGTTCGCCGCCGCGACCGCGACGCTGACCGCTGTCGCGTTCCTGCTGCTCGATCGGCGTGATTTCGGCGCGGGCCTGTTCGGGTACGCCACGGGGCGCCCTAACGCGTCGTGGGCGCTGCGGTCACCGCTCGGTTTGGCGTGGCGGCTGCAACGCGGGTCGCTGGCGGGGTGGACGGTAGGTGTTTTCGCCTTGGGTGCGGCCTACGGCTCGTTCGCCGACAGTATCGAGGACTTCCTCACAGACAATCCGGAAATCGCCGCCTACCTTCCCGGCGGCGCCACTCGAGCGGTGGATTCCTATCTGTCACTGACTGTTTCGATCATCGCGCTGCTCTCCGCCGCGTTCGGTATCACCAGTGTGTTGCGGGCCCGTGGGGAGGAGACCGCGGGTCGCGCGGAGCCGATCCTGGCCGCACCGGTGAGCCGAGCGCACTGGCTGACCAGCCACCTCGCCGTCGCGGTGGTCGGCGGTGGGTTCGTGCTGGCCTGTGGCGGCTTCGGCGTCGGGCTGTCCTATGGTCTGACGATCGCCGACGCCGTCCAGCCGCTCCGTATGACCGGGGTGGCGCTCGTCTACCTGCCCGCCGTCTGGTCGATCGTCGCGATCGCGACAGTCTGCTGCGGCTGGTTCCCGAAAGCGGCTGTCCCGCTGGCGTGGACGGTCTTCGCCTACTGCGCGGTGGCCCTCTTGTTCACGGCCGCCTTCGACCTACCCGACTGGTTCGACGAGGCTTCGCCCTTCACACACACTCCGAAGGCGCCGCTCGAATCGGTCACTGCCGCACCGTTACTTCTCGTCACCGCGATCGCCGCGGCCGGGCTTGGAGTTGGGTTCGCCGGGTTCCGTCGCCGCGACACCGGGTTCTGA